The following coding sequences lie in one Myxococcales bacterium genomic window:
- a CDS encoding sulfatase-like hydrolase/transferase, whose product MTTPAQRSLGVSLTSLLLAAGFRSILFLDASGVNLPSDGIWTCVAAMLAAAASDVMVAGTLGLIHYGMTCKLRSFPASRVAMFAGYLLLFPGTLLHVISVPFFRLYQMPLRYTQLLLVGSLSNILDSAHAEITRRYLYLVLLVLVLAAGTAVAGATYIYRAYCARAGHGKRRIVLGAAIGLVACCLIAVRSLSGISNAPAGLIMNPSQIFVESWVQWCWHGVNDDIILKHAPHFDTTRLFDKDSDNDQLQDLVRPDALPVSGNNVILIVVESASVNRFGLWGGDVRTTPRLAQLKPHALMFDSYYSPAPVSMKSLVSLMCSTYPHADPRADTYTNPTIDCRSLSEVLADAGYDAGLFHAGHFSYTDKDRFFAHRGYSIMRDAGSLRNEAKYPINGWGIDERAMFDDAIHWLNGRDSQLPFFLTLITLSPHHPYKINNVTPAPFGTASAAAKYDNAVHLVDSQIGRIWDWLVQKGLQNKTLLAIVGDHGEAFGEHPGHFVHGSLIYEEAVRTPLMLVQPLVFKGVRTRRIGNHVDLAPTLLDIIGHPRPKRYQGVSLLRGFQPHMVYFYANWSAYRLGLRDGRWKYIYHPLDGVHELFDLRKDPQERVNLAASNPSHVEAYQHRVTAWEAYYGTLIPNYESYVLGATMCPRSPVCYLSTLEPSYTQGAWRKDQSVSTRPLRIQDTFYDKGIGVKPLSVLRYSISGGNFQRLKGMVGYDGYVKKSQLNAVAGAAIYVDDKLMWSSGKIGVMSDPRSFDISVENGRLLELISYDLDGSKERDAINWVDVRLER is encoded by the coding sequence ATGACGACGCCTGCTCAGAGAAGCCTAGGAGTGTCGCTGACCTCATTGCTGCTGGCGGCGGGTTTTCGGAGTATATTATTTCTAGATGCATCAGGCGTAAACCTCCCCTCGGACGGCATCTGGACTTGTGTTGCCGCGATGCTCGCCGCCGCCGCCTCGGACGTCATGGTCGCTGGAACGTTAGGACTTATTCACTATGGGATGACGTGTAAGTTACGCTCTTTCCCGGCATCGAGGGTGGCCATGTTTGCAGGCTACCTGCTCTTGTTTCCGGGGACGCTGCTTCACGTCATCTCGGTTCCATTTTTTCGCCTCTACCAGATGCCGTTGCGATATACGCAACTGCTGCTGGTCGGCTCGCTCAGTAACATTCTCGATTCTGCACACGCCGAAATAACCCGTAGATATCTCTACCTGGTGTTATTGGTTTTGGTGCTCGCTGCTGGGACGGCGGTCGCGGGGGCTACGTACATTTATCGTGCATATTGTGCTCGTGCGGGACATGGAAAGCGGCGGATTGTATTGGGGGCAGCCATCGGTCTCGTGGCGTGCTGCCTGATTGCAGTGAGAAGCCTGTCAGGCATAAGCAACGCACCCGCTGGCCTCATCATGAACCCGAGCCAGATATTTGTTGAAAGCTGGGTACAATGGTGCTGGCACGGTGTTAACGACGACATCATATTGAAGCACGCACCACATTTTGACACCACGCGATTGTTCGACAAAGATAGTGACAACGATCAACTTCAGGATCTGGTGCGACCAGACGCGCTTCCAGTTTCCGGCAACAACGTCATTCTGATCGTTGTAGAGTCTGCGTCCGTCAACCGGTTCGGTCTCTGGGGCGGCGATGTGCGTACGACGCCACGGTTGGCGCAACTTAAGCCGCATGCCTTGATGTTTGACAGCTACTATTCGCCTGCGCCAGTATCCATGAAATCGTTGGTTTCCCTGATGTGCTCTACGTATCCACATGCGGACCCAAGAGCAGACACATACACGAATCCTACGATCGACTGCCGATCGCTAAGTGAAGTTTTGGCGGACGCGGGATACGACGCCGGGCTTTTTCATGCAGGGCATTTTAGCTACACGGATAAAGACCGTTTTTTTGCGCATCGTGGTTACAGTATTATGCGCGATGCCGGCAGTTTGCGCAATGAGGCCAAGTATCCGATCAATGGGTGGGGTATTGATGAGCGTGCGATGTTTGACGATGCAATCCATTGGCTGAACGGACGGGATAGTCAGCTTCCTTTTTTTCTGACACTCATTACCCTGAGTCCACATCATCCCTATAAAATTAACAACGTGACGCCCGCGCCTTTCGGCACCGCTTCCGCCGCGGCCAAGTACGACAACGCTGTTCATTTGGTGGACAGCCAAATCGGCCGGATTTGGGATTGGCTTGTGCAAAAGGGATTGCAGAATAAGACATTACTAGCGATCGTGGGCGATCATGGCGAGGCGTTTGGAGAACATCCAGGGCACTTTGTGCACGGTTCGCTTATCTATGAGGAAGCGGTGCGAACACCGTTGATGCTGGTTCAGCCCCTAGTGTTTAAGGGGGTGCGCACACGCAGGATCGGCAATCACGTGGATTTGGCGCCCACCCTACTGGACATCATCGGTCATCCCCGGCCCAAACGCTATCAGGGCGTCAGCCTGCTTCGAGGGTTTCAGCCGCATATGGTGTACTTCTATGCCAACTGGTCAGCATACCGCTTGGGTCTTCGAGACGGACGATGGAAGTATATTTATCATCCCTTAGACGGTGTTCACGAGTTGTTCGACCTCCGAAAAGACCCCCAAGAAAGAGTTAACCTCGCTGCATCTAATCCGAGCCATGTGGAGGCCTACCAACATCGGGTAACTGCATGGGAGGCATATTATGGCACACTTATTCCCAACTATGAGAGCTATGTATTGGGCGCCACCATGTGCCCTAGGTCGCCTGTATGTTATCTCAGTACGTTGGAACCCTCGTATACCCAGGGTGCGTGGCGTAAAGACCAAAGCGTCTCAACTCGCCCTCTACGCATTCAAGATACGTTTTATGACAAGGGCATAGGTGTCAAGCCCCTGTCGGTGCTTCGGTATAGTATCTCTGGCGGGAATTTTCAGCGTCTCAAGGGTATGGTCGGCTACGATGGTTATGTAAAGAAGTCGCAATTGAATGCAGTAGCCGGTGCCGCAATCTATGTTGACGATAAGCTGATGTGGTCAAGTGGCAAGATAGGAGTGATGAGTGACCCGAGGTCTTTTGACATATCAGTAGAAAACGGACGTTTGCTCGAACTCATCAGTTACGACCTTGACGGATCGAAGGAAAGGGACGCCATCAATTGGGTTGATGTGCGTCTAGAACGCTAG
- a CDS encoding DUF1338 domain-containing protein encodes MSQKEAELMFEHLWRDFAAIAPQAAHIHALLKSKGEHFRNDHVAIRTFDAAKIALEVLAEPFLQWGYKPTGDYAFKEKKICARSYSHPSGELPRVFISELLLSQCSATLQKHVRGMLEQLEETLSGEALLRNQALWPRINYSVYRQMLEESEYAAWVMAFGIRTNHFTVNFNDLQAFTTLRELNDFLVSEGFELNSPNQPIQGSSESMLEQSSTRADHVMWRFSDGEERSIRSCYYEFCRRYPDPKTGTWYDGFITNSADKIFESTNVQSFT; translated from the coding sequence ATGAGTCAGAAAGAGGCTGAGTTGATGTTCGAGCATCTCTGGAGAGACTTCGCTGCTATCGCACCCCAGGCGGCACACATCCACGCTTTGCTAAAGAGCAAAGGGGAGCATTTTCGCAATGATCATGTCGCCATTCGCACCTTCGATGCTGCGAAGATAGCGCTGGAAGTTTTGGCAGAGCCCTTTTTGCAATGGGGGTATAAGCCTACAGGGGACTACGCGTTCAAGGAAAAGAAGATCTGTGCCCGCAGTTACAGTCACCCTTCCGGCGAACTGCCCCGTGTTTTCATTTCCGAATTGCTGCTCTCTCAGTGCTCGGCAACGCTGCAAAAGCATGTGCGGGGGATGCTCGAGCAACTCGAAGAGACTCTCAGCGGCGAGGCATTGCTGCGGAATCAAGCGCTCTGGCCCCGTATCAATTACTCTGTATATAGGCAGATGCTGGAGGAATCGGAATATGCCGCATGGGTGATGGCTTTCGGAATACGCACCAATCATTTCACTGTCAATTTCAACGATTTACAGGCCTTTACGACGCTCCGCGAGCTTAACGATTTTCTCGTGTCAGAAGGATTCGAGCTCAACTCGCCGAACCAGCCCATCCAGGGCAGTTCCGAGAGTATGCTTGAGCAGTCATCAACTCGTGCAGATCACGTGATGTGGCGTTTTTCTGACGGCGAGGAACGCAGCATTCGGAGTTGTTACTATGAGTTTTGTAGGCGTTATCCCGATCCCAAAACGGGGACATGGTACGATGGCTTCATTACGAACAGCGCGGATAAAATCTTCGAATCGACCAATGTGCAGTCGTTTACTTGA
- a CDS encoding protein kinase, whose product MKYPPDEFVGQLVLGRYRVVGVLAKGGMGVIYLARSEGAAGFTRPVVVKRILSGMDDDHTVVNMFKREARIMSNLRHPGVVSVIDFGRERDSYFMVLDYIHGVHLGRWLRFTNGAYGPFPLNLALHIIVQVLDALHYAHTLKAPDGNELQVVHRDVTPSNILIDVEGHAKLADFGIARMRTDATEAGTGESQIKGKFSYLAPELLKGSEPSPASDVYSTAVVLHEVLMGKNVFRTAQLPMTMSRVLNHVPEALDAFRNDVSPELAAAVAKGLNKNPHERYSSALEFAVALRALRPENAEETQAKLQEAVTRDFFDPRMAQVGDADSLVSLERAWRDPVPTSRLHEAKPAYTTDRPPAPHTAHVPQPMPVPEPVYSRPAGLARPKPRPHVKPPGSAKDLLRRLKQKPFLLAAMVASALLVVLALGGLVQGVVRLLRLSSGG is encoded by the coding sequence GTGAAGTATCCTCCTGACGAGTTTGTGGGGCAACTTGTGCTTGGGCGCTATCGCGTCGTAGGCGTGCTAGCCAAGGGCGGGATGGGCGTTATCTACCTGGCCCGAAGCGAGGGTGCGGCGGGCTTTACCCGTCCCGTCGTGGTCAAACGCATTCTCTCCGGCATGGATGACGACCACACCGTTGTGAACATGTTCAAGCGGGAGGCGAGAATCATGTCTAACTTGCGACATCCCGGCGTGGTCAGTGTGATTGATTTTGGGCGTGAACGCGACTCGTATTTCATGGTCCTTGATTACATACATGGGGTCCATCTTGGTCGATGGCTGAGGTTCACCAATGGCGCATACGGTCCTTTCCCCCTCAACCTAGCGCTTCACATCATCGTCCAAGTGTTAGATGCGCTGCACTATGCACACACACTGAAAGCGCCGGATGGGAATGAATTGCAGGTGGTTCATCGTGATGTGACACCATCGAACATTCTGATTGATGTTGAAGGGCATGCCAAGCTTGCTGATTTTGGCATTGCAAGGATGCGAACCGATGCAACCGAAGCGGGCACGGGGGAAAGCCAAATTAAGGGGAAGTTTTCCTATTTGGCCCCGGAGCTACTTAAGGGAAGCGAACCGAGCCCCGCCTCAGATGTGTATAGCACCGCCGTGGTCCTCCATGAGGTCCTAATGGGGAAGAATGTGTTTCGAACGGCGCAACTTCCGATGACCATGTCGCGGGTGCTCAATCATGTGCCTGAGGCCCTCGATGCATTTCGAAATGATGTTTCTCCGGAGTTAGCAGCGGCCGTGGCCAAGGGATTGAACAAAAATCCCCATGAGCGTTATTCCTCGGCATTAGAGTTCGCAGTCGCCCTGAGGGCACTCCGGCCCGAGAACGCCGAAGAGACACAGGCAAAGCTCCAGGAGGCCGTGACGCGAGATTTTTTTGACCCGCGCATGGCTCAAGTAGGGGATGCCGACAGTTTGGTATCACTTGAACGTGCGTGGAGAGACCCCGTACCGACATCTAGACTTCATGAAGCGAAGCCCGCTTATACGACGGACAGGCCCCCCGCACCTCACACGGCTCATGTGCCTCAACCCATGCCCGTTCCTGAACCGGTTTACTCTCGGCCTGCCGGATTAGCGAGACCAAAGCCGCGCCCTCATGTGAAACCGCCAGGATCTGCCAAGGATCTGCTACGCAGGCTTAAACAAAAACCGTTCCTCTTGGCCGCTATGGTTGCGTCGGCTCTCTTGGTGGTTTTGGCGCTGGGTGGCCTCGTGCAGGGGGTCGTGCGTCTTTTGCGCCTTTCTTCCGGAGGCTAG
- a CDS encoding methyltransferase domain-containing protein, translating to MDLREVNAQPLLRRHPWELVRARYFISVLEKHHLLARDGAILDAGSGDGWFAQCLAKRLSDARTIICWDHEYTPAQLQAFQEESSLRGPTYTRDAPTERCSLILLLDVLEHIQHDMGFLKELIANNLDADGLILISVPAWAYVFGPHDVFLGHYRRYAPKQLQALVKAANLEIIDRGELFHFPLIVRILQAVAARMAPTRTQPPSTELHWQHGRWITWMAYAMLRIDSLMSIGLSRMGIRIPGLSTWVLCRLERHS from the coding sequence GTGGATCTTCGGGAAGTCAACGCGCAACCATTGTTACGCCGTCACCCCTGGGAACTCGTTCGCGCTCGGTATTTCATATCTGTGTTGGAAAAACATCACTTGCTAGCGCGAGACGGGGCTATTCTCGATGCGGGATCGGGCGATGGATGGTTTGCGCAATGTCTTGCGAAACGCTTGAGTGATGCGCGGACAATTATCTGCTGGGACCATGAGTACACCCCAGCGCAGCTGCAGGCTTTTCAAGAAGAAAGTTCCTTGCGCGGCCCAACATATACCCGAGACGCTCCCACGGAGCGCTGCTCGTTGATACTGTTACTCGATGTGCTAGAGCATATCCAACATGACATGGGGTTTCTTAAGGAACTAATAGCCAACAACCTCGACGCAGATGGCCTGATTTTGATCAGCGTTCCAGCGTGGGCTTATGTGTTTGGTCCCCATGATGTCTTTTTGGGGCATTATCGTCGCTATGCTCCAAAGCAGTTGCAAGCGCTTGTGAAGGCCGCAAACCTAGAAATCATAGATCGGGGCGAGCTTTTTCATTTTCCATTAATCGTGCGCATCCTTCAGGCAGTAGCGGCGCGTATGGCCCCCACCCGAACACAACCGCCGTCCACGGAGCTTCATTGGCAGCATGGTCGATGGATTACATGGATGGCATACGCAATGCTGCGAATAGACAGTTTAATGTCCATCGGACTTTCTCGCATGGGGATACGCATCCCCGGACTTAGCACGTGGGTCTTGTGTCGCCTTGAGCGCCACTCGTGA
- a CDS encoding DUF1579 domain-containing protein, which translates to MKMTQLSIIASGLFMLSAATVQAQDKVAPAKDAHAQKDMQARMTKAKAAGKPSAHHAVLKALAGDWTVKNTVWMHPGAKPQVSTGTSSIAWTLGGRFLRQDFKGSWGTETFEGLGYLGYDNVKKAYVSIWMDNMSTGIVEGSGTYDGATKTFRDSGTYSCPFSGEKEKWYRAEWKIVGKNALTYTMYTKDPSGKEFKSMEIRYKRST; encoded by the coding sequence ATGAAGATGACACAGTTATCGATCATTGCTAGCGGTCTTTTTATGCTGTCGGCCGCAACTGTTCAGGCGCAGGACAAGGTGGCACCGGCGAAGGACGCACATGCACAAAAGGACATGCAAGCTCGTATGACTAAGGCGAAAGCGGCGGGCAAACCATCTGCACACCATGCTGTCCTCAAAGCGTTGGCAGGGGATTGGACCGTGAAGAACACGGTATGGATGCACCCAGGCGCAAAGCCCCAGGTATCGACCGGGACCAGTTCCATCGCTTGGACTTTAGGCGGTCGCTTTTTGCGCCAGGATTTCAAAGGCTCATGGGGTACAGAAACCTTCGAGGGGCTGGGCTATCTTGGATACGACAATGTAAAGAAGGCGTACGTCTCCATATGGATGGACAACATGTCTACGGGCATTGTCGAGGGTAGCGGTACCTACGACGGAGCCACCAAAACCTTTCGAGACAGCGGCACCTACAGCTGCCCGTTCAGCGGCGAAAAAGAGAAATGGTATCGTGCAGAATGGAAGATCGTAGGCAAGAACGCTCTCACCTACACCATGTACACCAAAGATCCATCGGGTAAAGAATTCAAGTCGATGGAGATTCGCTATAAGCGTTCGACCTAG
- a CDS encoding glycosyltransferase family 2 protein, with the protein MQLSIVIPAYNEQARIVDSVSRVLSYVRDWHDAEVIVVDDGSTDKTPELLEELGKNQGKLRVLRLEKNSGKGAAVRLGIRNARGSYVLVSDADLSTPIEEANKLLEISKRGYPIVIGSRALTHSDIQVRQPWYRERMGRIFNLLVQTFLLKGIHDTQCGFKLYSLPVAQTLFSAQTEDGYTYDVEVLLLARQLGYAVFECPVIWRHAEFSRVSPILDSTKMFMALGRLWWKCRKHKQ; encoded by the coding sequence ATGCAACTTTCTATAGTCATACCAGCATATAATGAGCAGGCGAGAATCGTAGATAGCGTATCCAGAGTTCTTTCGTATGTCAGAGATTGGCACGATGCCGAAGTGATCGTTGTAGACGATGGATCGACGGACAAAACGCCGGAACTCTTAGAGGAGCTTGGCAAAAACCAGGGTAAACTTCGGGTGCTTCGCCTTGAGAAGAACTCAGGCAAGGGTGCCGCGGTACGGTTGGGCATCCGCAACGCACGCGGGTCCTATGTATTGGTTTCGGACGCGGACTTAAGCACACCGATAGAGGAGGCCAACAAGTTGTTGGAGATCTCCAAGCGGGGATATCCAATCGTCATCGGATCGAGAGCGCTGACACATAGCGACATACAGGTGCGACAGCCCTGGTATAGAGAACGTATGGGAAGGATCTTTAACTTGCTCGTGCAAACCTTTCTGCTCAAGGGAATTCACGATACGCAATGCGGTTTCAAGCTGTATTCTTTACCCGTCGCGCAAACACTCTTTTCTGCGCAAACCGAAGATGGATACACCTACGACGTGGAAGTGTTGTTGCTTGCCCGGCAGCTCGGCTATGCCGTTTTTGAATGCCCCGTAATCTGGCGACATGCTGAGTTTTCACGGGTCTCGCCAATCCTTGATTCGACAAAGATGTTTATGGCTTTAGGACGACTTTGGTGGAAATGTCGCAAACACAAACAATAA
- a CDS encoding peptide chain release factor-like protein, translated as MTVNSDKIKDLMLRMKRLNIRATDLVEKFVRGSGPGGQKINKTSIAVYLKHLPTGIEVKVQHGRSQVENRFIARRKLVEKLEATEDAEVSKEKQRIAKLQRQKRKRSKRAKEKLLSDKRHQSKKKQERQHLRRHDDAS; from the coding sequence ATGACGGTCAATTCCGACAAAATCAAGGACCTCATGCTCCGAATGAAGCGGCTTAATATCCGTGCGACCGATTTGGTGGAAAAGTTTGTACGTGGTAGCGGCCCCGGCGGGCAAAAGATCAACAAGACTTCCATTGCTGTTTATCTCAAGCACTTACCGACGGGCATAGAAGTCAAGGTTCAACACGGCCGATCTCAAGTCGAGAACCGATTTATCGCCCGCCGAAAATTGGTCGAAAAGCTAGAAGCGACAGAAGACGCAGAGGTGAGCAAAGAAAAGCAACGCATCGCAAAACTTCAGCGACAGAAGCGTAAGCGCTCCAAACGCGCTAAAGAAAAGTTACTCTCCGACAAGCGGCACCAGTCGAAAAAGAAACAAGAACGGCAGCATCTTAGAAGGCACGATGATGCGTCCTAA
- a CDS encoding fumarylacetoacetate hydrolase family protein — translation MKLPLVSPSYPGDVYDLLPSKIIGIGVNYREHAKEMQKELPEEPIVFLKPPSALLAPLGTISAPMEYGRVDYEGELAVIMARQARNLEERDALAHVLGYTCAIDVSVRELQKKDGQWARAKGFDTFCPVGPRIVGDIDPADLKLVTRQNGLTRQSSRTSDLIFSVPKLIAFLSQVMTLEAGDMILTGTPQGVGPMAAGDIIEVDIEQIGCLKVSVRPR, via the coding sequence ATGAAACTTCCCCTCGTAAGCCCCTCATATCCAGGAGATGTCTATGATCTACTTCCCTCAAAGATCATTGGAATCGGGGTGAACTACCGTGAGCACGCCAAGGAAATGCAAAAAGAGCTCCCCGAAGAGCCCATTGTATTTTTGAAACCTCCCTCGGCCTTGCTTGCGCCGCTGGGCACGATTTCTGCTCCAATGGAATATGGGCGCGTGGACTACGAAGGCGAACTTGCGGTGATCATGGCACGCCAGGCCAGAAATCTGGAAGAACGCGATGCATTGGCACACGTACTTGGATACACGTGCGCCATCGATGTGTCAGTCCGCGAACTCCAAAAGAAAGACGGTCAGTGGGCGCGAGCCAAGGGCTTTGACACATTTTGCCCAGTTGGCCCGCGCATTGTGGGTGACATCGACCCGGCGGACCTAAAACTGGTGACGCGACAGAACGGGCTCACGCGCCAGTCTTCACGCACTTCTGACCTGATCTTTTCGGTGCCCAAGCTCATTGCCTTTCTCAGCCAGGTGATGACTCTCGAGGCCGGCGACATGATTCTGACCGGTACGCCGCAAGGGGTGGGGCCTATGGCAGCTGGGGATATCATTGAGGTCGACATCGAACAGATCGGGTGTTTAAAGGTATCCGTCCGCCCTCGTTAA
- a CDS encoding amino acid permease, translated as MTSLRRTMGYWDVVALGVNGMIGAGIFFLPGVIAENLGSSALLAAAFAGFVASLNVMCFARIAPGYANTGGPYLYARDFLGRAVGFEIGWLNWCSRMLSWAAIAHGFAIALRTQFGTHAPSYVYAAGLIGLIVLLSALNLRGVALGARVSTVFTVAKLAPITLFIVVASFAFDIRRFSGILEFSPRAFGDATLVVFWAFLGFESVVVTAGETKNPKKMLWPAMITIITAVTVIYLLVIAMVFGTLDEVAGRENPVADASRMLMGETGGRLIAVGILVSVFGMASAHALVVPRCIFAMAEHHDLPHAVAWIHAIYRTPVVAILLSGVITLVFALSGSFKDLAVLSVLARFTQYITTAIAVLIMAVRDLRVRGMTSRSLGAMAVPLMALGTSIWVMAQANAMEWIKVGAAACLGLPFLAYSIKSERKLK; from the coding sequence ATGACTTCACTACGGCGCACAATGGGTTACTGGGATGTAGTTGCCCTTGGTGTGAACGGCATGATTGGCGCTGGAATATTTTTCCTTCCCGGCGTCATTGCAGAGAATCTTGGCTCGAGTGCCTTGCTCGCAGCAGCGTTTGCGGGATTCGTGGCATCCCTTAATGTCATGTGCTTCGCGCGCATCGCGCCGGGTTATGCCAACACGGGCGGCCCTTATCTCTACGCTCGCGATTTCTTGGGCAGGGCGGTGGGTTTCGAGATCGGATGGCTCAACTGGTGTTCGAGAATGCTATCTTGGGCGGCCATCGCGCATGGTTTTGCCATCGCGCTCCGGACTCAGTTTGGGACCCATGCGCCATCGTATGTGTATGCCGCCGGTTTGATAGGGCTCATTGTGTTGCTAAGCGCGTTGAACCTTCGCGGCGTGGCCCTGGGGGCGCGCGTCTCGACCGTGTTCACCGTCGCGAAACTGGCGCCCATCACTTTGTTTATCGTGGTGGCAAGTTTTGCCTTCGATATACGGCGCTTTTCCGGAATACTTGAGTTCAGTCCGAGAGCATTTGGCGATGCCACATTGGTGGTTTTCTGGGCGTTCCTTGGGTTTGAGTCCGTCGTAGTCACGGCAGGAGAGACCAAGAACCCCAAGAAAATGCTCTGGCCCGCCATGATCACCATCATCACGGCAGTGACAGTTATTTATCTGCTGGTGATAGCCATGGTGTTTGGCACGCTCGATGAAGTGGCCGGGAGAGAAAACCCAGTGGCAGATGCATCTCGCATGCTTATGGGAGAGACTGGGGGACGCCTGATAGCGGTGGGCATCTTAGTGTCCGTGTTTGGTATGGCATCCGCGCACGCCTTGGTGGTGCCCCGGTGTATCTTCGCCATGGCTGAACATCACGACCTGCCACACGCTGTTGCTTGGATTCATGCGATTTACCGGACACCCGTCGTGGCGATCCTATTGAGTGGGGTCATCACACTTGTTTTTGCGCTGAGCGGAAGCTTTAAGGACTTGGCTGTCCTCAGTGTGCTTGCGCGTTTTACGCAGTACATCACCACCGCGATTGCAGTGCTTATCATGGCAGTTAGGGACCTGCGAGTGCGCGGAATGACCAGTAGGTCATTGGGTGCAATGGCGGTGCCGCTGATGGCGCTTGGCACCTCGATCTGGGTGATGGCTCAAGCCAACGCGATGGAATGGATCAAGGTGGGGGCGGCCGCATGTCTCGGCCTGCCATTCTTAGCTTACAGCATCAAGAGTGAACGCAAACTCAAGTAA